The DNA region AAGGGATGAAcacatttagaaatatatatatgtatgtgtgtgtatgaaAGTTCCATAGAAAGATCATACTACTTTTTGTCAAATCTTAATTTTATTCATCCTCTTCCCTCAAACTCTAATTTTACCCAGCTGGTCATGAATAAACACTGAATAACAGATGCCTCAACAATTGCAGTAAAGTACAAAatcacagagcagggaatgtttgatttctttttaaggtGATTCCACACGTGTGGATGCTTTGCAGTTAGGACGATAATGTTCCATACTCTAGGAGGTGCTGTTCAGAAATTGCTTTAATTCCATCCAATATAGACCTATGAGGAGGAGAACCTGCTGACTAGAAAACAGTTTGAAGGTGTTGCTGAGCCAGTTCAGTTCAGTCCATCTCACCACCTTCCCCTCTGCATGGggcattttgatggctttgattCTGAACTCTGTTATCTCTATGCTGTCAAGACTCATAAGCATAGATTTCAAACTCTGTTAGTAATTTACATATTGGTAAAACTGTAAAATTGTACCTACAGTAAAACTGTAACATTTCAAAATGTTAGTGTCACTACTAAACTTGCCTTTCCAGCTCTTCTGCTTCAAGTACTTGTGCTCTGtgaccccagcagctcctttgcATGAGGGTAAGtgcaaacacaaaccataaTTACCAGGGAGGTGTTTCTGAGACTCTTATTCCCCTTTTCCAAGTCATTTTAGATCAGACATTGGATGGTAGTTTCAGGGTGTTTGCAGCTGCCATTCCAGCAAGACCCTGtttctttttagaaaatttTTACGTAACaaacacagctgctgcctgctaCATATGCTTCCTGTGTCTGAAAACAGATGATTGGTGAAACATGGGAGCTAAAacctccagctcctcagtgGTGATATAGATTcatcaaaatagaaaaaaaatcaccctcagtgtgtggtattttcagggtcccaggatggagaaggaaggaatgaaCTTGACTCAATGTTCTTAGAAggcatattatattatattatattatattatattatattatattatattatattatattatattatattatattatattatattatattatattatattatattatattatattatattatattatattatattatatttattataatacaaaaactatactaaagaatagagaaaggatacttacagaaggcttgaaaagatactaatgaaaaactcgtgactctctcagagtcctgacacagctggactgtgatgggtcattaagtcaaaacaattcacatgttggataacCAATCTCCAACCAtgttccacagcagcaaaacaaacaggagaagcaaatgagataatattgttttcctttttctctgaggcttctcagcttcccaggagaagaaatcctggtgaaggaatttttccagaaaatatgacagtgacatcAGTGGGCATGTGGTGTTTGGCTGCAGCTTTCTttgaggagaagggagagagaaacCATTCTATACACAAGCAATACCCACAGACCCCTGACctggcaggagcccagcagacagagcagctCAATATAAATGTGactgcacagctctggagccATGGTACAGCTGGGTTTATTGCTGCATTACAGGACATCATCTCTGAGCTGATACTCCCTGAGAGACAAACTGGGGCTGGCTTtgagctgggaaggtcctgcagcacagacagaactTCCTGACTCAGGGTATTCTGATGGGGGTGTAGACTGGCTCCGTGCTTTTATCAACACCATGACTGTGCTAAAAAATCCCTCTCCAAATTAAATGGGAACAAAATGACCTGGTCAGactgcagaggaggcagcaaggCACATCCCAATAATCAGACAAGAACTGCTCATTACAGGAACTGCTCTCTGTATTAGAGCAAACCCTGTCTGTCTCTGTATGGCAGCCACTGCACTCATGCATGCAGGCTACCAGGAGCTaacagtttctttttttgtgtatttaaaatatcaGTGTGCTGCCATTCCCATCCAGCTCCACATGGCTTAGCTGCAAGCTGGGATTTCAGTGACTGCTGTGAGTGCTTTGGATTGCATCAATCTGAGCTGAACACAGCAGACTGCTCTGGAGGCACAGATCGAGTGCAGGGGGATCACAGCCTCAGAAAGATAACGAGTGACTGGCACACACCCAGCAGGCAACGAGGAAAGTGACAAATCTGCTCCCTGACTTCCCCTTTCACACTTCTGTTTACATTAACAAACCCTGCGTGGCAAGAACAGCAGGTGCCTTCCATCATGAAATCATacatggggacacacagtgCCCTATACATGGGCTGTACCTTAATACAAACCCTTCTGTCCTGTTAATAAAGGACAAACCCTTCTGTCCTTCTGTCATTGTTAACCATAATTCAAACCCCCGATTGCCACCACAAAGAAAATATGTAATGATAGAAAATACCAGTGAAATGTTGTGGGCTTTCATAGTCTGCAATTCATAGATTTATCCTTGAAACTACTTGGAAAAGCAGATAATAATGTTCAGCATTTGTGAGGAGAGTTAAAAGTAGCTCTCTGTACCCACAGAGGATGGGGAAAGACTGAAAACAAGCTAAGTTTACCAGGACATGATGCagaatgaaaatacttttcCCAGAGTTTCATAATAATCTTTCTGTAGTAAAAAAGCTTTAACTTGTAGCATCAAGATTCACAATAGGGAAAAGGTGTGAGAAATAGAGGTGTAAGAAATTTCCAAGCATGGAACAGGATTTCTACAAGATCTTGTCTCTAAAAGGCATCTTCAATGCATTTCCCAAGTTCTTCCTATTATAAAGAAGTGAAGGGATGTAAGAGGAATATTTTTCTCAGTTACTTTTTATATTGATCAAGAACACAAGGCAAAAATACAACTAAGgcaaaactttatttttttttggtagaaagaaaaattaaacagtCATATAATTAAGCAGTATTTCCTAGGGTTCTTCTGCAGGAGGACCTTCACCAAGCCTCATTAAACTGATAGTCTTACTCAGTGCACCTGGTTTTCAAGTAAAGCAAAAATACCAAATGAGATTACAATTAGCCATGTGGAATATTTCTTCTGATCATTGCACCTCAATACCCATGACAGGAACACgacacattttttttcacattgcacaaatcccaaacatgAGTGAAACTAATGTATTTTTGTCAGTTCCACAATCTGGCTCTTGGATGCTGGAACCTAATTCAGAAATTTCTATCTTAACCCAAATAATGCTTAATTATTCATCTACATTTGAAGGTCAGTAcaacatacacacacatttccACACAACACTTGCCTTTGGCAAATGCAGCATTACAGTATTAATTTTACTTGCACTTCggtaaaagcagaattttatttGTCTGCAAAGCAAGATACTTTGAACATTATTGTAAACTACACATACACAGGGCTCCTTCTGTAGTGTCACACCAGCTACACATATACACAATTTAAGCAGTAAAATATTCTTTAGCTTGCTCTTTGCACAGGACTCTTGTCTCATACCCAAATAGTTATgtgaaaaacaacccaaaccaaacaaaattgCATAATAGTGCTTTAATATTCATTTCTTTAAATTCAAAACAGCCCTACAGTACTGTTAGGCTGTCACCAGTCTCTTTCAAAGACATACAGTATAAACAAAAAATTCTATCCTTAAGCAGCATCTGAGAAAACAACTTAATGCAGCTGCCACTTAGTGGCAGCAATCATTTAGGCATTTTTGGTATTGATACGTCTCTTTATCATATAATTTGTGCATTTATCAACAAAAATGTAGGCCCCAATCCAGCAAATACTTGCAGGTGTGCAAATGCTTTTCTTCCATGTGGAAAATTTCAAGTTAAGACTCATCAGATGAGCAAAGTTAAGAACTTGCATAAATCTTTAAAGGAGGGGAATTCTTAGTGCTGAAAACTTGAATGATTTATCTCACAGGACTAAGATCCAATTAAAGACTTAGAGAACATAGAAAAACACTTATAAAGAACAGAATGTCACTTTGATAAATGCTTTCAAAGCTAACAAGAGCCTCTAGAAATGTCTGTGCCTTCCCACTGATCACTTTAACCCTACCTGGAGCACAGGTGCAGTAATATTGCCCTGGCTCCTGCATGAGGAATCAATAAAGTGCTTGTCACAAATTCTGTAATCATGGAATAAAATCTAATTTAAGTACCTTCAGAATGTTTTCAGAGTTATAAATGATGAATTAAGGGCTGGTGTCAGATCCCCAGCATGTTTCCCTGAATTGCTAACAAATATTATGCTCTTCATGTGAAGACAAATTAGAATTCTGCTAGGACTGGGTATATTTCACCTGTGTCCCAGCAAAgtcctcctctgcctccaggGGGAAAGCTTACCTGGATTTAGTGTCCATGTAAACATTCATGCTTGACCAAAAAGTGATGCTCATGCAATTTCACAAGCACCTGCATTCCAAGGGAGAGTTTGCTTTGTTTAACCAAGCATGGAGAACCAGTATTGTTTACAGAATATCCACTCTGAATTGTGTTCATAATTTGTTCCCAAAGGCACCATAATCCTGAGAGGTCTTGCTTGCCCTTTGACATTTCCTTTGATGTGTTTTGTTCCTCTGGAATAAAATATCTTTGATATTAGCTTTGACATAAATTCTACTCATCTTTGCGGCAACTTCTCATTAACATActtctaaatatttaaattactaaaattttctcttcacatagatagatattatatatatatatataattaatttctttgctaGCTTTCAGATAACTAATCTATGAGAACTGGCTTAGACTGTATGCTCTCTGTAGAGAACTTCTGTATGCTGCTCATACAGAAACAAATAATAGTTTGAAATATTTAGCCATGGGTTaggatgatttattttttaaaggcttCGGTGTTGCTTCTATTTCTGTCCCAGTCAGCTACAGGATAATAGCAACAGCAAACACGTTGACAATGCAGTTCATGGTTCGGTTTTCCCATCTCACTGTGCAGGTTCCTGGAAGAGATtattacaaaattaaaatagaattcCATTTTCTTTACTACAGGCACTTCATTGAAGTGTAAATTATGCCAGATTTGTATGAATATTTAAGTTGTAATTTAAGGGAAATAGTAGTATGTCAGCTTAACTATAAAAAAACTAAAATcctcaaaacatttttattaacttATACATTGTTTGCTACCTAATGTGAGACTTGTAAGTTTAAGAAAGTTAAGAGGAAAACACTATTCCAGTATCTTTCTTTAAAAGCTGGCCTTGCAAAAATCCTTGAAATTCCCATACTGAAACTGGCATGACAATCAGACAAGAAATCAGAAAAGGAACTGGATCAAATATATTCCAGTGGATttactttctgctttcttcctcttctgttgTATCAATGCCTTACAAGCAAAAGAAATACGAAGATTAAACTGCATTTACTTAACTTtatattatgatttttttaaaacttggtTAACTTTTTGAGGCcttctctgtttttaaaattaaaccttGGCACAGTCCTCTAAAAAGACCTTTTTGAATCTGTGACAgacaacaaattattttaatattgtttccCTGTGACATTCTCAACCTGTGAAAAAATCTATTTAGAACTAATGTTGAAGCAGTACAATGCATCCAAAGCCTGGCTGACAGTTACACAGCTGAAACACATACTGTAAGTCAaactatttatatttttcactaAGTTCCTTTTTCCTCCAAAGTAGCTGTCCCCTCACAGCAGGCAGATATGTTTAGGGCTACCCACGTGTATTTACTGTGAGTAACGTTTTCTGCCTCTTCAGCTGAGAGAATGAAATGTTTTTAGTCTTGTTTCAGAATGAAAGGCTTTTCTATTCCTGCTCCTCATAATTTACAAAGCAGCTGCCTTTAATGCCTGCACTGACTGATAACATTTTTGCTGGGATTGTAAACAAGCACCTCATTCTCAAAACTACTGCTTCCACAGCCATTCCCAAAAATGTTCAACCCAGCTACTACAACTGAGCAAGAAGTAACAATTCTCTTGTTACAAATGTTCTGTTTGGAGGGGGATGCTTACCATCAGTTGTGGTATCCCAGAAGCATGAGCTTGCTGTGTGAAGACCAGCTCCACTCCTCTGCATCACTGCACAGGTAACTGCAAGGTACAGCCACAAAAACAGGGAATTAAAGCAGAAGAGGTGAATCATTCAGCATTTACAAACTGGAGCCTGGATTACACTTCCAAAGCGCTGGCACGTGGCATTCAGCTAAGACAAAACCTTTTTTGAGAATCCCTTTGGCCCCAGTATTTTCCTCAAGAACTTTTCACTCATTTCATGATTATTTTTACTCACATGAAGACAACAGCTTCAACAAAACACTGGCTAATAGGATTATGGGTTTTATCTTTTAAACTACTTAGATAGGCTTGTGCCCCTCAGAATGGGATTGCAGGTGCTGTCCTCACAGGTACAGCAGAAGTCACACTTGATGAGAGTTGTTGTTTCCCAAAAATACTTGTGGACCCCTCTCTGAAACCACACTTCAGTAATGAGCAGCTTTTCTATCACCTGCAATGGTCATAAAACCTCTGACAACCTGAGGCCAAGACTTTCAAAACAGAACAGAGTGCAAACACTTGCCATTACATCAACACTCCACAAAAGGACCAAAATAGGGTAAAATTTCTTATTTACCTTTTTCCTAccacatatatacacataaatataACGGGACATGATTTTGCACACAGGACTAAAGTCTTCCAGATGTTTTTATTTAGAGGAGGCTTAATCTGATAGaaaattttatcaaatataGCACTTTTTTCCTGAACTGATACTAAAATGTTGATATAATTGTCTTGGGGCTACTTAACAATCAGGAAAGCCCATTGACATGTAATCTGTGTTAAGAGTTGCCAGCATGCTCAGCCCAGGTAAAACTGCCACAGCTTTATCACAGGTATTTCTAAAAATCTCTGTAACAGAACAGTTCAGGTACCTGCTCTGTTTTGTTTATAGCAATCCTCTGAACCTTTCAGCAATTATTTATTGTGACTGCCAGTGCTACAAGTACAGCTGCTTGTACTTACCAATGTACTTATAGGTTTTCCCAAGTTTCACCAGATGGGTCAGTGACTGTTCTACTATAGCAGCAGTCCATTGGTTGACTTTGTTGTGATTATAATCTGCCTTGCCCAAAACATTTTCTATGCACTagaacagaggggaaaaatagTTACAGTAAGCACACTTCAAAATGTAGAATTATAAAATGTTTTGCATAATCTGAGGGATATTTTTCTGGCAGCTATGTTACTTTGAATCACTCGAGCTCATTAGGTATCAGCTGCTGAATGGGAAGTAAAATGACCCTTCTcggaaatttatttttagtacATATTTACCACAATATTACAGGTATAAAAATGACTAAACATTTCTTGCAGGAAAGGCCTTAGCCACATGTTTTGGGTACCAAGTGAATGGATCTTTTTGCCAGTGAAGATCCTGACACATCCCACTGTTCCTGATGACTGCCAGCTCCAGTTTGGCTTTCAGAAGCTGCTGTAATGGGGAAGGCACTACTCAAATCAACAATATCAGCTTGGGCTGGCCAACCTGTCAGAGCATATAACCAAAATTCCAAAACCTTCAGAGACAGAGTGACAACAGTGAAGTGCACATCCCTGCTTAAAAGATGGGGAAGATACTCAAGGGTCATATCTTGCAGCAAAAGAAACAGCTGAACTGCAGGTAAATTGGATGCTCTCCCACAGCTACAGATTGGCCAACACTTGCTTAAACTTAAAAGGATTGAACAAAAATCCTTCTCTCAAACGGTAACCCTTAAATTGCCTTCTCTGCTCTTGGGAAACTCAGAATTGTGTGCTGATGGATACTTCTTAAAGCTGAGGAATTCACTTATGAAACACATACCTGGAAAAGGTAAGGGAAataaaattgtgttttcctgtgATTCAGTAAGAGGTATCACATGCACTAATCCCCCACTAACAGGCTGTGCAAGAGACCTGTGGCCCAGATTTTGAACAGCCCAGTTAATTCTGACCACACACTGCACAAAGCTAGCCACAGCAGTCAGTGGAAACAAGGAACACAATAGAAGACAGAAGAAGGACAAGACCCCTCAGGGATTTTGGTCCTTCCAGAGATGGACCCAGTGCTGGAGCTCCTTGGCCCTGGTGAAGCTTCCAATCAGAGGTAGAAACATTTGGCTTTACTCCCAGTGTCTGCAGACTGTGTCACACTGTATTTGGCTTTACAAACCAGGGGCAGTTACATAAAGGGCTGAACTGTTGTTTATCTAACATCCAAGAGCTTGCTGTTGTGATCTGGAGCAGCTTCAATAAGTGCAGGTGGCAAAGGACCTGCAGAGTCCCCCTAGAAATCCCTGTCTCAAAACACTATTTCCCTGCAAACCTTGAGAGCATCTGTGAGCCACAGGCTTCTCACTAATCACTTTCTAGTTACAGGTATTTAATTTAGACTATCAGACTTTTCATCCTATTCTTTCTCtgcaaaaaatgtattttaaaagttagAACAAGGAGCTCATAGAGTGCAACCTCCCACACATGCCAAGGCTAACTTCCAAGTCTGATAACATTGTTCAAGGCCTTGTCCAGTCAagttttaaaaatctctaaggatggagactccacaagATCTCCCTGCAAGCTCTCCAGTGATTAGCTTCTCTCCAGCTggataaaggggaaaaaaataaattggagTGAATTTCCCTTGCAGCTTGTGCCTGTCACCCTCACTCTTTCCACTGTAATGCAAATCTGGCTCCCCTCTCATCTACCTTCTCCTCTTTACATAGTTGAAGACAGCAACTGGATGAAGCTTAAAGCAGCTCCAAGTTAAACTCTGTCTTTATATAAATACTAATTCTATGTAAGTTTATATTTATCTGGGATGGTCAAGGAAAATAACTGCTTTCACTATTGAGCAAGGTAtggtaaagaatttcttcaaaACACAGCTGTTAGCTAAAACCTACCTCCTTAACTATGTTGTGGGCCTCATCAGCATTGAAGATCATCTGCAATAGAagtgaattattattattacttccGTCAGAAAAGTACACAAATTATAGTTTTACTCTACAGCACACATAACAATTAGGCCTTGTGTCTGGTTATTTGCATTGTAGTCTgttagtataattttaaaatcttacaTTTGTTTAAAATCCATACATTTGTTATTTAGCATTGCTTTTCTAGAGATGTTTGAAGGGGGCCAAAAACTCAGACCTCAGTGAACTTTCAAACAGGTTCACTTCACGTTTTCTGTAAAGATTAAATTCCATCATGCCTGTGTTTGTCACAGGAATATTCTCcgggaaaaataaaacaatttttttcctctgggtcTTAATCTGTGTTTTTACTGGAGTCACAAACTTGCTAACCCACAGTTACCTCTTGTTTCCCAAAGGCAACACACGGTTTTGCAAATGTACTACGTGAAAGACTGGTTTGCACAGTCATTACCTCACCCAAGCACCTTTCTCAAGCGCAGAAAAAGCTCTCAGGTTTTAATTCCTCctattttctcctccttcctgtTCATGGGCACTTGGCTTGGCTCCCAATGGAACGGTGGCGCGTTCCTTTCTGCCACCCGCCTCTCCACAAACACTCGGGCAGGGGCAGAAGCCTCCAGGGCATTCATGTTTAAGTTGTTTGGAGTTTTGGTTGATTTTTAAATGACAACCGCTGGCCAGAGCCCTGAAGCGGCGTCCGGGGAGGGATCGGCTCCTCTGCTCCAACAGGCAGGACCACCCCGCGGCGCTGACCGGGCCCGGCACTTTCtgggattttccctggaaatcggatttttccctggaaaaatggCCGCGGTCTGACAGCCCCAGCGGCTCCTTCCCGGAGGCAACATCCACCCCGCggccccgggcagcgctgcTAGGCCCCGGCCCCTGGGGCGGGCGGAGGGCCCGGGCACAGCATGGGCGAGGCGGCGGCCCTACCTCATCGTTGTGGGGGTGAAACTCCTCCATGGCCCCGGCGCGGGCGGCGGCCGTTCCGCGTtccggcagcggcggcagcggcgagTCCTGCGCGGCTCCGCCTCCACCGggcgggctgggccgggccgggccgggccgggcggggctcCCGCCGCGGGGCTGGAGCCTCTCGAggcgcggggccgggagcggccgtGACGAGCCGGGAGGGGAAGGAGTGGAAAGGTCCCCAgaagagcagggacagggacgtgTTGGAGCCAGTCCGGAGGCGGCCACCAAGTTGatcagaggaaaggaaggaaaggacgagagagagagctgggagtgctcagcctggagaaggcttgGGGTGACTCAACTGcggccttccagtgcctgagggGAGCCTAAAGGAAAGAGGGGACAAGACTATTTACAGAGCGtgtggtgacaggacaaggaggaatgttTTCAAACTAAGAGTGTAAGTTTAGAtaagaaattaggaaaaaaatacctcCCTGTTGGGCTGGTGAgtcactggcacaggctgcccagagtcccgtccctggcagtgttcatggccaggctggatggggctctgagcaaccgGGGCTAggggaagctgtccctgcccatggcagcggGTTTGGAGAAAATGGTGTTTAATGTCACATCCAACCTGTGAAAAATGCcgatcacttgtttttaaagttttaaaagattaatagtaataaaatggttataaaaatagtaatacaattagagtaataataatttggacaatttggattaggacaatatgagacaatagaaacaaagagttacggatgtccaggtacctttttctgggcagcataatcctgaaaaaggacacccgttaacagaggattaactcttaaaaaacaatagcctgttgcatattcatacatctcatacatgttgcataaattccattcaaatacaggattctgtctggtcatcgtcaacttcttcctcatAATCCTAATGGCGTTGTCCTGCCAGagcgaggtgggaagaagtttcgtttctcctgataatggggcaataaaatctctttctctgaaagatttaggtgaACTGTGGCTGCTATCGCagtgcaagtcctttctttagaaaaaaaaaaaaagtatcttacatagcatagtttctattttaacattttgttataacctaaaactctATTTACCACACTatttaagagaattaatacagtaTTACTTTCTGACACAACACAtgtaatattcattttaatatttgcgaaaagccaatcataaaacaCCCATTTTtcacaaacccaaaccattttatgattctgtccCTCTCTGAGCGAGTGCTCCTCCCCAGGTGGCACAGCCGGGCACAGGCACTGCCACTGCTCACGGtgagagcacagcccctcctAACAGCAGAGAATTTTCCTCTGTTGCTGCTGTTGGGAAGTCCTTTGCTGGACTTACAAAGCTCCCCCCGAAGTGGcttccccagaggagctgtCACATCCCCTGCCTTCTGtgttccccttttccctctgctcgGAATGAATTTGTGTCAATTATCCGGCACAAAGTTACCATTAACCAATAACGTTGCCACCAAAGTTACAAAAAAGTCTAATTTAAGttctggctccttaaattctgCTTCATTACAGAGAATTGCTCCTGAGTTTTATTtcactcactcacacacacacacacacacacacatatatatatatatataaatacatcaTATCTTTGCTGTCTCTGAAGTTGCCTGGGAAACAGGAAAGCACCTCATACAAAACTGCAGAATTTTCAAAGGGTGgtgattttgttgttgtttcagtgtgggtttttaaaatgaTTAGTATTATTTGTATTGGGGGGGAATCTGGGAAGCTTGTTTAGGTTTCTCTCCTGTGATTTCTCCTGCATTTTCTCCTGATTTCTCCTGTGCTTCCAAACCAGATTAAACATGACAGAGAAGACCAATGCTTCTAGTTTCACTATCAGTGGATTATATTTGGACATACAGACACCTACTTTACAAAAGTGTTTCTTGTTCAGTCTTCATTGTACATTCATTGGAAAGTTTGTGTTTGAAAAACATGAAAGTACAGTGGGAAGTAAAGCAAAGTGTTTTTTATTCCCCTGCTCTAGACACGGCTTTCATGT from Melospiza georgiana isolate bMelGeo1 chromosome 2, bMelGeo1.pri, whole genome shotgun sequence includes:
- the DYNLT3 gene encoding dynein light chain Tctex-type 3; translation: MEEFHPHNDEMIFNADEAHNIVKECIENVLGKADYNHNKVNQWTAAIVEQSLTHLVKLGKTYKYIVTCAVMQRSGAGLHTASSCFWDTTTDGTCTVRWENRTMNCIVNVFAVAIIL